In a single window of the Bacillota bacterium genome:
- a CDS encoding 3-isopropylmalate dehydratase large subunit, which translates to MGQTLAEKILSRRSGRHLRAGDLAVVNVDLTITQDGTGPLAVRQLEKMGLVQAACPERTILFIDHAAPSPRRELSNDHILLREFAAKTGAVLSDVGAGVCHQIVAEEYARPGDVIIGADSHTCMAGALGAFATGMGSTDVAVGIALGKTWMRVPETFLIRVQGELQPGVTAKDLILHIIGLIGADGATYKALEFAGETIEAMPMTERLTLSNMAVEAGAKAGLIAADEVTRRYLAEMGREADYSPLSADPDAEYERVIDIDASTLEPMISLPHTVDNTKPISAIGEVKVDQVFIGSCTNGRTEDLAVAAQILAGRKVHPQVRLIVVPASRRVFLESLAAGYITTLVEAGAVVLAPGCGPCVGVHEGILGDGEVSLNTSNRNFQGRLGNPSAYIYLASPAVAAATALTGVITHPKEVLDDAAAR; encoded by the coding sequence GGACCTGGCAGTGGTCAATGTCGATCTGACCATTACCCAGGATGGAACGGGGCCCTTGGCTGTTCGGCAGTTAGAGAAGATGGGTTTGGTGCAGGCTGCCTGCCCAGAGCGGACGATATTGTTTATTGACCATGCCGCACCTAGTCCCCGCCGGGAGCTTTCCAATGACCACATCCTGCTGCGGGAGTTTGCTGCCAAGACGGGAGCAGTACTGTCCGACGTCGGGGCCGGGGTTTGCCATCAGATTGTCGCTGAAGAGTATGCCCGGCCCGGCGATGTGATTATCGGGGCTGATTCCCATACCTGTATGGCGGGGGCCTTGGGAGCCTTTGCCACCGGGATGGGGTCCACCGATGTTGCGGTGGGTATTGCCTTGGGGAAGACCTGGATGCGAGTTCCCGAGACCTTTCTGATTCGGGTTCAGGGTGAGCTGCAGCCAGGGGTGACGGCAAAGGATTTGATTTTGCACATCATTGGGCTCATCGGTGCCGATGGAGCCACCTACAAAGCCCTGGAGTTTGCCGGGGAGACCATCGAGGCGATGCCGATGACGGAGCGCCTCACCCTGTCCAATATGGCTGTGGAGGCAGGGGCCAAGGCCGGGTTAATCGCAGCCGACGAGGTTACCCGTCGGTACTTGGCAGAGATGGGACGGGAAGCTGATTACAGTCCCCTCAGCGCGGATCCCGATGCGGAATACGAGCGGGTAATTGACATCGATGCCTCTACCCTGGAGCCGATGATTTCCCTACCCCACACCGTCGATAACACTAAACCAATTAGCGCCATCGGCGAGGTGAAGGTGGATCAAGTTTTCATCGGATCCTGTACCAATGGTAGAACCGAGGACTTGGCGGTAGCGGCTCAGATTCTAGCCGGGAGGAAGGTTCATCCCCAGGTACGGTTAATCGTAGTGCCGGCTTCCAGACGGGTCTTCTTGGAGAGTTTAGCTGCTGGGTATATCACTACATTAGTTGAGGCGGGAGCGGTGGTGCTGGCACCGGGATGTGGTCCCTGTGTTGGGGTCCACGAAGGGATTCTCGGCGATGGAGAGGTTTCCCTGAACACCTCCAATCGGAACTTCCAAGGTCGGTTGGGAAATCCTTCAGCCTACATCTATCTAGCCTCTCCGGCGGTGGCCGCGGCCACTGCGCTGACCGGAGTGATTACCCATCCCAAGGAGGTCTTAGACGATGCAGCTGCGCGGTAA
- a CDS encoding 3-isopropylmalate dehydratase small subunit — translation MQLRGKAWKFGDNISTDHIAPGRLFHLRSNLPELAKHVLEDADPQFAAKVQPGDFVVGGNNFGLGSSREHAPTIIKLAGVSAVLAKSFARIFFRNAINVGLPVVICDTDRIDAGDQLLVDVGAGKVHNLTKDEILTVSPLPDVMLQILQDGGLAAHVAKYRDLRVE, via the coding sequence ATGCAGCTGCGCGGTAAAGCTTGGAAGTTCGGCGACAATATTTCCACGGACCATATCGCTCCCGGTCGGTTGTTTCACCTGCGCTCCAATCTGCCGGAGCTGGCAAAACATGTCTTGGAGGATGCCGATCCCCAGTTTGCGGCGAAGGTTCAGCCGGGGGACTTTGTCGTCGGGGGGAATAACTTTGGATTGGGCTCCAGTCGGGAGCATGCCCCCACCATCATCAAATTGGCGGGAGTCAGCGCGGTCCTGGCCAAATCCTTTGCTCGGATTTTCTTCCGCAACGCCATTAATGTCGGCTTGCCGGTGGTAATCTGTGATACCGACCGCATCGATGCCGGTGATCAGCTCTTGGTGGACGTTGGGGCTGGGAAGGTGCACAACCTAACCAAGGACGAAATCTTGACCGTTTCGCCCCTTCCCGATGTGATGCTGCAAATTCTCCAGGACGGGGGATTAGCAGCTCATGTAGCCAAATACAGGGACTTGCGGGTTGAATAG
- a CDS encoding DMT family transporter has translation MSQNKARLADLSLLGSTVIWGGTFPVIKLLVGQMTPHYLVGIRFLVGFLALTVFCLPRLRRLDGRILKIGTLLGLVLWGGYITQTMGLQYTSASKGGFITGLSVVFVPILSALWLKNPPRPSAVWGVVLATAGLAFLSLDLSTGFSVEIGDLLILGSAVLWALQVVIVARYAPQMDSLLLAWVQIGTVAVAGMIFAGVTESPPIEWGASLILGLLYLAVLATALSLAVQIWSQKYTSPTRVGIILAMEPVFATIFARIFLGEVLSAKAVAGCGLVLAGMLLAEVSPLERWQEGRSA, from the coding sequence TTGTCGCAGAATAAAGCAAGACTTGCCGATCTGTCCCTCTTGGGATCTACTGTGATCTGGGGCGGGACCTTTCCGGTTATCAAGCTTCTGGTTGGGCAGATGACGCCCCACTATCTGGTGGGAATTAGATTCTTGGTGGGATTCTTGGCTTTGACGGTCTTTTGCTTACCCCGCTTGCGACGGCTCGATGGGCGCATTCTAAAGATCGGCACCCTCTTGGGCCTGGTGCTTTGGGGTGGATACATAACCCAGACCATGGGCCTGCAGTACACCAGCGCCTCTAAGGGAGGATTTATCACTGGGTTATCGGTGGTCTTTGTCCCCATCCTCTCCGCATTGTGGTTGAAGAACCCGCCTCGGCCTTCGGCAGTATGGGGAGTGGTCCTGGCCACCGCGGGCTTGGCCTTTCTCAGCCTGGACCTTTCCACGGGTTTTTCCGTCGAGATTGGGGATCTACTGATTTTGGGCTCTGCGGTGCTCTGGGCACTGCAGGTAGTGATTGTGGCCCGGTATGCTCCCCAGATGGATTCGCTGCTTCTCGCCTGGGTGCAAATCGGTACCGTGGCGGTGGCAGGCATGATTTTCGCCGGAGTGACGGAATCGCCGCCGATAGAGTGGGGAGCATCGCTGATCCTTGGGCTGCTGTATCTGGCGGTCTTGGCTACGGCCCTGTCTTTAGCGGTACAGATTTGGTCACAAAAATATACTTCACCCACTAGAGTGGGCATTATCCTTGCCATGGAACCGGTTTTTGCCACGATTTTTGCCAGGATCTTCCTCGGTGAAGTGCTCAGTGCGAAGGCAGTGGCGGGCTGTGGCCTCGTTCTGGCGGGGATGCTCCTGGCTGAGGTCAGCCCTCTAGAAAGGTGGCAGGAAGGGAGAAGCGCTTAG
- a CDS encoding transcriptional repressor, with product MDEQTLARIREQLSDHDHRLTPQRQAILQVLVEQGNPQHMSAEKIFMEAKKLHPELGLATVYRTLEIFEKLGIVYKLEYGDGQARFEFNDNVEEHYHHHLICLGCGKIQEFNDDLLEDMERAIAQQADFDITDHCLRFFGYCSECRKSRQGERTP from the coding sequence CTGGACGAGCAGACCCTTGCGAGAATCAGAGAGCAGTTAAGTGATCACGATCATCGTCTCACCCCGCAGCGCCAAGCGATACTTCAGGTTCTGGTAGAGCAAGGTAATCCGCAGCATATGAGCGCGGAGAAAATCTTCATGGAGGCGAAAAAGCTTCATCCGGAGTTGGGACTGGCTACGGTCTATCGTACCCTTGAGATCTTCGAGAAACTGGGGATTGTGTACAAGCTGGAGTACGGCGATGGGCAAGCCCGGTTTGAATTCAATGATAATGTCGAAGAGCACTACCATCATCACTTGATTTGTCTTGGTTGCGGCAAGATCCAGGAGTTCAACGATGACCTCCTGGAGGATATGGAACGTGCCATCGCTCAACAGGCCGATTTTGACATCACCGATCACTGTCTCCGGTTTTTTGGCTACTGTTCGGAGTGCCGCAAGAGTCGACAAGGAGAGAGAACTCCGTAG
- the phoU gene encoding phosphate signaling complex protein PhoU, with protein MTVPREALDAALRRIEQSLLTMGGLVEKSLHSAVRSLLEQDLNLARQVVEDDDIIDELEVELERQGLQVIAMFQPVARDLRRIYCILRSIRDLERMGDLASNIAETTIQIGDSPLIKPLIDIPHIAKHIEIMVQACLDSFVHQDAAKAREVLLMDHSVDETYHFLHEELLGFVAEGGDSNRATQAVTLLFVARFLERIGDHATNIAESVVYYLTGERLMHADSDDLEVGSANSPE; from the coding sequence ATGACAGTGCCCCGTGAAGCTTTGGATGCAGCCCTGCGCCGCATCGAACAATCGCTGTTGACCATGGGCGGCCTCGTGGAAAAAAGCCTCCACAGTGCCGTCCGCTCGTTGCTGGAACAGGATCTTAACTTGGCTCGGCAGGTTGTCGAGGATGACGATATCATTGATGAGTTAGAAGTAGAGTTGGAAAGGCAAGGTCTGCAGGTTATTGCGATGTTTCAACCGGTAGCCCGGGATCTGCGCCGGATTTACTGCATCCTGCGGTCGATTCGGGATTTAGAGCGGATGGGAGACCTGGCCTCCAACATTGCGGAAACCACCATCCAAATCGGTGATTCACCGCTGATCAAGCCCTTGATCGACATTCCCCACATCGCCAAACACATCGAGATCATGGTCCAGGCTTGCCTGGATTCCTTCGTCCATCAAGATGCCGCTAAGGCTCGGGAAGTATTGCTGATGGATCACAGCGTCGATGAGACCTATCATTTTCTCCATGAAGAACTGCTGGGCTTTGTTGCCGAGGGCGGAGACAGCAATCGAGCCACGCAAGCAGTTACTCTGCTCTTCGTGGCCCGATTCTTAGAGCGCATTGGCGATCATGCAACTAACATCGCCGAAAGCGTAGTTTACTATCTGACAGGGGAAAGGCTGATGCACGCGGATAGCGATGACCTTGAGGTGGGGTCTGCTAATTCCCCGGAATGA
- a CDS encoding ATP-binding cassette domain-containing protein has translation MSELRCQDFTVVQNGRTLFSNVTIDFPDQQVTGLLGDRNSGILALLRALNRMLELDGPIDVSGQVFYKGQKVYSRKTKPQEIRKMVVTIPSNPLPLPGSIYDHVATGLRIRRWSRPVAMADRVEQALEAVDLWEELGPRLSEPAASVCPAQIPRLALASALAVSPTHILWAEPGGGLDPVETDLLDKALRRASSKCTVIIATNQVRQLARLTDVTIFMHRGQVVEISPTAQVLERPANSATERFITEHYND, from the coding sequence GTGAGTGAACTACGCTGTCAAGATTTTACCGTTGTCCAGAACGGAAGAACCTTGTTTTCCAATGTTACCATAGACTTTCCCGACCAGCAGGTCACGGGCCTCTTGGGGGATCGTAACTCTGGGATCCTTGCCCTGTTGCGGGCCTTGAATCGTATGTTAGAGCTAGACGGCCCCATCGACGTATCGGGACAGGTCTTCTACAAAGGCCAGAAGGTCTACTCCCGCAAGACCAAACCCCAGGAAATTCGCAAGATGGTGGTAACCATCCCATCCAACCCCCTGCCCCTGCCGGGGTCCATCTACGATCATGTGGCCACGGGCCTGCGGATTCGACGATGGTCCCGCCCGGTGGCCATGGCCGACCGGGTAGAGCAAGCCCTGGAGGCCGTCGACCTATGGGAGGAGCTGGGACCCAGGCTCAGTGAACCTGCTGCCAGCGTCTGTCCTGCCCAAATACCCCGACTGGCCCTAGCCTCCGCCCTGGCCGTTAGCCCCACCCACATCCTGTGGGCAGAACCAGGAGGAGGACTAGATCCCGTGGAGACGGACCTGCTGGATAAGGCCCTGCGCCGTGCCTCCAGTAAGTGTACAGTCATCATTGCCACCAATCAGGTAAGGCAACTGGCTCGACTGACGGATGTCACGATCTTTATGCACCGGGGGCAAGTGGTGGAAATCAGCCCCACCGCCCAGGTGCTGGAGCGACCGGCCAATAGCGCCACGGAAAGGTTTATAACCGAACACTATAACGATTGA
- a CDS encoding cell wall metabolism sensor histidine kinase WalK — protein MSLKDPVLARILAILAGVNAIGLAVARYVLPQLVPEFVPSAAILSVLLVVSLGIVLYFVRRELSLTFEELLGSIRRIAAGNFDMKVRLAPNTSHSLQLLADALNDMTSQYREAMAEAEANRIKLSGITATMIDGLIIVDQELRIILSNPAARSLLGVDPDVDLEGQDLLSIVRNYDLIKAFNEALGEKAVSVQEVNLFTPSQRIMRAHATPITDERGNAVGVATILHDVTELKRLEQMRSDFVANVSHELRTPLTSIKGFVETLSDGAAEDPEGIAHFLPIIARETDRMVAIVNDLLKLSKIEASNEAWKPEPVNLRQVLENSIATCGPQATAKNITIHRDIPPELPPVAGDEQMLHQVFINLIDNGVKYTEAGGSVWVNVIETTAKEIVVEIADNGVGIAAKHLPRVFERFYRVDKGRSRGMGGTGLGLAIVKHIVERHKGTISVESELGEGTAFTVTLPRAE, from the coding sequence ATGAGTCTAAAAGATCCGGTACTGGCGCGGATTTTAGCTATTCTCGCCGGTGTAAACGCTATTGGATTAGCCGTGGCCCGATATGTCCTTCCCCAATTAGTGCCAGAGTTTGTTCCCAGCGCGGCTATCCTGTCTGTATTGTTGGTAGTTTCTTTGGGAATTGTGTTGTACTTTGTCCGCCGGGAGCTATCCCTCACCTTCGAAGAACTCCTGGGCAGCATTCGCCGCATTGCCGCTGGGAACTTCGATATGAAGGTGAGGCTCGCGCCTAATACCAGCCATAGCCTACAGTTGCTGGCCGATGCCCTTAACGACATGACCAGCCAGTATCGAGAAGCTATGGCGGAGGCGGAAGCCAATCGGATCAAGCTCAGTGGGATCACAGCGACGATGATCGACGGACTGATTATCGTTGATCAGGAACTGCGAATTATTCTGAGCAATCCCGCGGCCCGCAGTCTCCTGGGCGTCGATCCCGATGTCGATTTGGAAGGACAGGATTTACTGAGCATTGTCCGCAATTACGACCTAATTAAGGCTTTTAACGAGGCCCTGGGAGAAAAGGCGGTTTCGGTACAAGAAGTGAACCTTTTTACCCCCTCCCAGAGAATTATGCGCGCCCACGCGACCCCCATTACCGACGAGCGGGGTAACGCCGTAGGAGTAGCCACCATCCTCCACGATGTGACGGAACTTAAGCGTCTGGAGCAGATGCGGTCAGATTTTGTGGCCAATGTCTCCCATGAGCTGCGGACTCCCTTAACGTCAATTAAAGGGTTTGTGGAAACCCTCAGCGATGGGGCCGCTGAGGATCCCGAGGGCATCGCCCATTTTCTTCCCATTATTGCCCGGGAAACAGACCGTATGGTGGCGATTGTCAATGACCTCTTGAAGCTGTCGAAAATTGAGGCTAGTAACGAAGCCTGGAAACCAGAACCGGTAAACCTAAGACAGGTCTTGGAAAACAGCATTGCCACCTGTGGCCCCCAGGCCACAGCTAAGAACATCACTATCCACAGGGACATTCCCCCGGAGCTCCCGCCGGTGGCCGGCGATGAGCAGATGCTCCATCAGGTCTTTATTAACCTGATCGACAATGGAGTCAAGTACACGGAAGCCGGGGGTAGTGTGTGGGTTAATGTCATCGAGACCACTGCTAAGGAAATTGTGGTGGAAATCGCCGACAATGGAGTCGGGATTGCTGCCAAACACCTTCCTCGAGTTTTCGAGCGGTTCTATCGAGTGGATAAGGGCCGGTCTCGGGGAATGGGAGGTACGGGGCTGGGTCTGGCCATCGTGAAACACATCGTTGAAAGACACAAGGGCACTATTTCGGTGGAAAGCGAACTTGGTGAAGGTACCGCCTTTACAGTGACTCTGCCCAGAGCAGAGTAG
- a CDS encoding response regulator transcription factor has product MLAHNQPRFERRGPVAELILVVDDEESIRELIRFNLEKEGYTAVMAEDGPEALEIFRVNQPDLVLLDIMLPTMDGWEVCKAIRKESNTPIIMLTAKGDESERVSGLEMGADDYITKPFSPKELMARIKAVLRRAYPMEETTQVRLDELVIDIDRHEVTESGRPIALTPKEFELLLLLVKNQGKVLSRDMLLETVWGYDYGGETRTVDVHIRRLRQKLNDDPTNPRYIHTVHGVGYKVEGRR; this is encoded by the coding sequence ATGCTTGCCCATAATCAACCTCGTTTTGAAAGGAGAGGTCCTGTGGCTGAGTTAATTTTAGTGGTGGACGATGAGGAATCGATCCGCGAACTTATCAGGTTTAATTTGGAAAAAGAAGGTTACACCGCTGTGATGGCGGAGGATGGTCCGGAAGCCTTAGAGATCTTTCGGGTCAACCAGCCGGATTTGGTGCTTCTAGATATTATGCTGCCCACCATGGATGGCTGGGAAGTCTGTAAAGCCATCCGCAAGGAGTCCAACACCCCGATTATCATGCTAACGGCCAAGGGTGATGAATCTGAGCGGGTTTCTGGGTTGGAAATGGGAGCCGACGATTACATCACCAAACCCTTCAGTCCCAAGGAGCTGATGGCTCGCATCAAGGCGGTACTCCGCCGTGCCTATCCTATGGAGGAGACTACCCAGGTTCGCCTCGACGAGCTGGTCATCGATATTGACCGCCACGAGGTCACCGAGTCCGGAAGACCCATCGCCCTCACGCCCAAGGAGTTTGAACTCCTGTTACTCTTGGTCAAGAACCAAGGCAAGGTTCTCAGCCGGGATATGCTGCTGGAGACGGTGTGGGGCTATGATTACGGTGGTGAAACCCGGACCGTTGACGTTCATATCCGCCGCTTGCGGCAGAAACTGAACGACGATCCCACCAATCCCCGTTACATTCACACGGTGCATGGGGTTGGTTACAAGGTTGAGGGTCGCAGATGA